In the genome of Mesorhizobium sp. NBSH29, the window TCCTGGTGCGGGCCCTGCCGTGATGAGCATCCGCTGCTGCTGGCGCTGGCGCGCGACGGGCGATTTGCAATCGCCGGCCTGAACTACAAGGACAAGCCGGACAATGCCCGGCGCTTCCTTGGCGAACTTGGCAATCCCTACACCGCCATCGGCGTCGACGCCAAAGGTCGCACCGCCATCGATTGGGGCGTTTACGGCGTGCCGGAGACCTTTCTCGTTGGAAAGGACGGCACAATCGTCGAAAAATATGTGGGGCCGCTCAATTCCGACGCGCTGCGCAACAGGCTGATGCCTGCGATTGAAAAGGCGCTCGCCGTCCCCGGTTGACCGGTCGATCCTACCATAGCCACCAGCCCAAACATGTCAGCAGCGCTCCTGTCAGGAATAGGCGGTGGCATGTCCTATGGTCGTTGTCGCAGCACCCAATCAGCGCTGATGGGTTGCCCGGCAGCGGCCGGCGGAGGCGCTATCCGGAAGGCAGGAAAAATGAACGAGACCAACACAATTCAAGCCGTTATCGACACAATGGCCGGTAGCTTTGGAGCGCATGATATTCCCGGTGTTCTGGCAACCTATGAACCGGGGGCGGTCGTGGTTGGCGCGCCTGGTGTACCGGAAAGTGGGAAGGCAGTGTTGCAAGCGCTGTTTCAGCGCTTCATCGACGTCGATCCGAAATTCACGTTTCATGGCCATGAAATTTTTCAAAGCGGCGACATTGCGCTGCACCTTTCCAGATGGTCGATGACCGGCATGCTGCCCGGCGGCTCGCCGCTGCAGGATGGAGGGCTTTCAGCCGTGGTGCTGCGAAAGCAGACCAACGGCCAATGGCTGATGGTGATCGACAATCCTTATGGCGACCATCTGATGAAAGGCTGATGCGCAGTTGGTGCGGTGGTTATGCTGCACTGCACCAATCGCGCTAGACCCGTCTGTGCAAAACTGACAGGAGATAAATTGGCCACC includes:
- a CDS encoding DsbE family thiol:disulfide interchange protein is translated as MSSENQSGEKSPRRLVVLLPLVIFLGLAATFLIQLTSGSDISAVPSALIGQKAPATSLPALADVNLPGLDAADFAGQVTLVNVFASWCGPCRDEHPLLLALARDGRFAIAGLNYKDKPDNARRFLGELGNPYTAIGVDAKGRTAIDWGVYGVPETFLVGKDGTIVEKYVGPLNSDALRNRLMPAIEKALAVPG
- a CDS encoding YybH family protein produces the protein MNETNTIQAVIDTMAGSFGAHDIPGVLATYEPGAVVVGAPGVPESGKAVLQALFQRFIDVDPKFTFHGHEIFQSGDIALHLSRWSMTGMLPGGSPLQDGGLSAVVLRKQTNGQWLMVIDNPYGDHLMKG